From the Vulpes lagopus strain Blue_001 chromosome 22, ASM1834538v1, whole genome shotgun sequence genome, one window contains:
- the SLC4A3 gene encoding anion exchange protein 3 isoform X4, which produces MANGAIPPPGGASPLPQVRVPLEEPPLSPDLEEDDDLGKTLAVSRFGDLISKPPARDPEKPSRSYSERDFEFHRHTSHHTHHPLSARLPPPHKLRRLPPTSARQTRRKRKKERTSAPPSEGTPPIQEEGGAGVEEEEEDDEEEEEGESEAEPAEPPPSGSPQKAKFSIGSDEEDSPGLSGRAACAKPPASGGPGSDKSAPPAVSSSSPRARVPRVAGEKSRPWSPSASYDLRERLCPGSALGSPGGPEQQVPTDEAEAQMLGSADLDDMKSHRLEDNPGVRRHLVKKPSRTQGGRGSPGGLAPVLRRKKKKKQLDRRPHEVFVELNELTLDRSQEPHWRETARWIKFEEDVEEETERWGKPHVASLSFRSLLELRRTIAHGAALLDLEQTTLPGIAHLVVETMIVSDQIRPEDRASVLRTLLLKHSHPNDDKDSGFFPRNPSSSSVNSVLGNHHPTPSHGPDGAVPTMSDDVGEPAPLWPHDPDAKEKPLHMPGGDGHRGKSLKLLEKIPEDAEATVVLVGCVPFLEQPAAAFVRLNEAVLLESVLEVPVPVRFLFVMLGPSHTSTDYHELGRSIATLMSDKLFHEAAYQADDRQDLLSAISEFLDGSIVIPPSEVEGRDLLRSVAAFQRELLRKRREREQTKVELTTQGSYVAPGKELSVELGGSEATPEDDPLLRTGSVFGGLVRDVKRRYPHYPSDLRDALHSQCVAAVLFIYFAALSPAITFGGLLGEKTEGLMGVSELIVSTAVLGVLFSLLGAQPLLVVGFSGPLLVFEEAFFKFCRSQDLEYLTGRVWVGLWLVVFVLALVAAEGSFLVRYISPFTQEIFAFLISLIFIYETFHKLYKVFTEHPLLPFYPPEGALEAGLELNGSALPPTEGPPGPRNQPNTALLSLILMLGTFLIAFFLRKFRNSRFLGGKARRIIGDFGIPISILVMVLVDYSITDTYTQKLTVPTGLSVTSPHKRTWFIPPLGSARPFPPWMMVAAAVPALLVLILIFMETQITALIVSQKARRLLKGSGFHLDLLLIGSLGGLCGLFGLPWLTAATVRSVTHVNALTVMRTAIAPGDKPQIQEVREQRVTGVLIASLVGLSIVMGAVLRRIPLAVLFGIFLYMGVTSLSGIQLSQRLLLILMPAKHHPEQPYVTKVKTWRMHLFTCIQLSCIALLWVVKSTAASLAFPFLLLLTVPLRRCLLPRLFQDRELQALDSEDAEPNFDEDGQDEYNELHMPV; this is translated from the exons ATGGCCAACGGAGCGATCCCGCCGCCCGGGggcgcctcccccctcccccag GTCCGGGTGCCCTTGGAGGAGCCGCCTCTGAGTCCGGACCTGGAGGAGGACGACGACTTGGGCAAGACCCTGGCTGTGAGCAGGTTTGGGGACCTCATCAGCAAGCCCCCGGCCCGGGACCCCGAGAAGCCCAGCCGCAGCTACAGCGAGCGGGACTTTGAGT TTCACCGGCACACATCCCACCACACCCACCACCCGCTCTCGGCGCGCCTGCCTCCGCCCCACAAGCTGCGGCgactgccccccacctctgcccggcagaccagaaggaagaggaagaaggagagaaccTCGGCTCCCCCCTCCGAGGGGACCCCTCCCAtccaggaggaggggggagccggagtggaggaggaggaggaggacgatgaggaggaagaggaaggggaatcTGAGGCAGAGCCCGCGGAGCCCCCGCCCTCAGGGTCTCCCCAGAAAGCAAAG TTCTCCATCGGCAGCGATGAGGAGGACAGCCCTGGCCTCTCCGGGAGGGCCGCCTGCGCCAAGCCCCCGGCCTCGGGGGGCCCCGGCTCTGACAAGAGCGCCCCGCCGGCAGTCAG CTCCTCGAGCCCCCGGGCGCGGGTCCCCCGAGTCGCTGGGGAGAAGAGCCGGCCCTGGAGCCCGTCGGCCAGCTACGACCTGCGGGAGCGGCTGTGCCCCGGCAgtgccctgggcagcccaggtggcccggAGCAGCAGGTGCCCACCGACGAGGCGGAGGCCCAGATGCTGGGCTCCGCGGACCTGGATGACATGAAGA GTCACCGGCTGGAGGACAACCCTGGCGTGCGGCGGCACCTAGTGAAGAAGCCGTCTCGGACGCAGGGcggcaggggcagccccggtggcctggCCCCCGTCCTGcgcaggaagaagaagaagaagcagctggATCGGAGGCCTCACGAG GTGTTTGTGGAGCTGAATGAGCTGACGCTGGACCgcagccaggagccccactgGCGGGAGACTGCGCGCTGGATCAAGTTTGAGGAGGACGTGGAGGAGGAGACGGAGCGCTGGGGGAAGCCCCACGTGGCCTCGCTCTCGTTCCGCAGCCTCCTGGAGCTCAGGAGGACCATCGCCCACG GAGCCGCCCTCCTGGACCTGGAGCAGACCACCCTGCCGGGGATCGCGCACCTCGTGGTGGAGACCATGATCGTGTCTGACCAGATCCGTCCGGAGGACAGGGCCAGCGTCCTGCGCACCCTCCTACTGAAACACAG CCATCCCAATGATGACAAGGACAGCGGCTTCTTTCCCCGCAACCCTTCCAGCTCCAGCGTGAACTCGGTCCTGGGGAATCATCACCCAACCCCCAGCCACGGCCCTGACGGGGCGGTGCCCACCATGTCCGATGACGTCGGGGAGCCAGCCCCACTCTGGCCTCACGACCCCGATGCCAAGGAG AAGCCCCTCCACATGCCCGGGGGAGACGGTCACCGGGGAAAAAGTCTGAAGCTGCTGGAGAAGATCCCCGAAGATGCAGAGGCCACTGTTGTGCTCGTGG GCTGCGTGCCTTTCTTGGAGCAGCCGGCGGCAGCTTTTGTGCGCCTGAATGAGGCTGTGCTCTTGGAATCTGTGCTTGAAGTCCCGGTGCCCGTTCGCTTCCTCTTTGTGATGCTGGGTCCCAGCCACACCAGCACTGACTACCATGAGCTTGGGCGCTCCATCGCCACCCTCATGTCCGACAAG ctGTTCCATGAGGCCGCCTACCAGGCAGACGACCGGCAGGACCTCCTGAGCGCCATCAGTGAGTTCCTGGACGGCAGCATCGTGATTCCTCCATCCGAGGTGGAGGGCCGCGACCTGCTGCGCTCCGTGGCCGCCTTCCAGCGCGAGCTGCTGCGGAAGCGGCGGGAGCGGGAACAGACCAAGGTGGAGCTGACCACGCAGGGGAGCTATGTGGCCCCCGGGAAAG AGCTGTCTGTGGAGCTGGGTGGCTCCGAGGCAACCCCCGAAGATGACCCCCTGCTGCGGACTGGCTCGGTTTTCGGGGGGCTCGTGCGGGACGTGAAGCGCCGGTACCCACACTACCCCAGTGACCTGCGAGACGCCCTGCACTCCCAGTGCGTGGCAGCCGTGCTCTTCATCTACTTTGCCGCCCTCAGCCCTGCCATCACCTTCGGGGGGCTGCTAG GGGAGAAGACGGAGGGGCTGATGGGCGTGTCGGAGCTGATCGTGTCCACGGCGGTGCTTGGCGTCCTCTTCTCCCTGCTGGGGGCCCAGCCGCTGCTTGTGGTCGGCTTCTCGGGGCCACTGCTGGTCTTCGAAGAAGCCTTCTTCAAG TTCTGCCGGTCCCAGGACCTGGAGTACCTCACTGGCCGGGTGTGGGTCGGCCTGTGGCTGGTGGTCTTCGTCCTTGCCCTGGTGGCCGCCGAGGGCAGCTTCCTGGTCCGCTATATCTCACCTTTCACCCAGGAGATCTTCGCCTTCCTCATCTCGCTTATTTTCATCTATGAGACCTTCCACAAGCTCTACAAG GTGTTCACGGAGCACCCACTGCTGCCATTCTACCCCCCCGAGGGGGCGTTGGAGGCTGGGCTGGAGCTGAACGGGAGTGCCCTGCCCCCCACCGAGGGGCCACCCGGCCCGAGGAACCAGCCCAACACGGCCCTGCTGTCCCTCATCCTCATGCTGGGGACCTTTCTCATTGCCTTCTTCCTGCGGAAGTTCAGGAACAGTCGCTTCCTGGGTGGCAAG GCTCGCCGCATCATTGGGGATTTTGGCATCCCCATTTCCATTCTGGTGATGGTCCTCGTGGATTACTCCATCACAGACACCTACACCCAG AAGCTGACGGTGCCCACGGGGCTCTCGGTGACGTCCCCTCATAAGCGCACGTGGTTCATCCCGCCCCTGGGCAGTGCCCGTCCTTTCCCGCCCTGGATGATGGTGGCAGCTGCCGTCCCCGCCCTCCTGGTCCTCATCCTCATCTTCATGGAGACGCAAATCACTGC GCTCATCGTCAGCCAGAAGGCTCGCAGGCTGCTCAAGGGCTCCGGCTTCCACCTGGACCTGCTGCTCATCGGCTCCCTGGGGGGGCTGTGTGGGCTCTTCGGGTTGCCCTGGCTCACGGCTGCCACCGTCCGCTCGGTCACGCACGTGAACGCACTGACTGTTATGCGCACAGCCATCGCGCCCGGCGACAAGCCCCAGATCCAGGAGGTGCGGGAGCAGCGGGTCACCGGAGTGCTCATCGCCAGCCTCGTGG gcctgTCCATCGTCATGGGGGCTGTGCTGCGCCGGATCCCCTTGGCTGTGCTCTTTGGGATTTTCCTGTACATGGGGGTCACGTCCCTGTCCGGTATCCAGCTCTCCCAGCGTCTGTTGCTTATCCTCATGCCGGCAAAACACCATCCCGAGCAACCCTATGTGACCAAG GTGAAGACGTGGCGGATGCACCTGTTCACCTGCATCCAGCTGAGCTGCATCGCACTGCTCTGGGTGGTCAAGTCTACGGCAGCCTCACTCGCCTTTCCCTTCCTGCTGCTGCTCACGGTGCCCCTGAGGCGCTGCCTTCTGCCCCGGCTCTTCCAGGACAGGGAGCTGCAGGCG CTGGACTCCGAGGATGCTGAGCCCAACTTCGACGAGGACGGCCAGGATGAGTACAACGAGCTACACATGCCCGTGTGA
- the SLC4A3 gene encoding anion exchange protein 3 isoform X2 — MANGAIPPPGGASPLPQVRVPLEEPPLSPDLEEDDDLGKTLAVSRFGDLISKPPARDPEKPSRSYSERDFEFHRHTSHHTHHPLSARLPPPHKLRRLPPTSARQTRRKRKKERTSAPPSEGTPPIQEEGGAGVEEEEEDDEEEEEGESEAEPAEPPPSGSPQKAKFSIGSDEEDSPGLSGRAACAKPPASGGPGSDKSAPPAVSSSSPRARVPRVAGEKSRPWSPSASYDLRERLCPGSALGSPGGPEQQVPTDEAEAQMLGSADLDDMKSHRLEDNPGVRRHLVKKPSRTQGGRGSPGGLAPVLRRKKKKKQLDRRPHEVFVELNELTLDRSQEPHWRETARWIKFEEDVEEETERWGKPHVASLSFRSLLELRRTIAHGAALLDLEQTTLPGIAHLVVETMIVSDQIRPEDRASVLRTLLLKHSHPNDDKDSGFFPRNPSSSSVNSVLGNHHPTPSHGPDGAVPTMSDDVGEPAPLWPHDPDAKEKPLHMPGGDGHRGKSLKLLEKIPEDAEATVVLVGCVPFLEQPAAAFVRLNEAVLLESVLEVPVPVRFLFVMLGPSHTSTDYHELGRSIATLMSDKLFHEAAYQADDRQDLLSAISEFLDGSIVIPPSEVEGRDLLRSVAAFQRELLRKRREREQTKVELTTQGSYVAPGKELSVELGGSEATPEDDPLLRTGSVFGGLVRDVKRRYPHYPSDLRDALHSQCVAAVLFIYFAALSPAITFGGLLGEKTEGLMGVSELIVSTAVLGVLFSLLGAQPLLVVGFSGPLLVFEEAFFKFCRSQDLEYLTGRVWVGLWLVVFVLALVAAEGSFLVRYISPFTQEIFAFLISLIFIYETFHKLYKVFTEHPLLPFYPPEGALEAGLELNGSALPPTEGPPGPRNQPNTALLSLILMLGTFLIAFFLRKFRNSRFLGGKARRIIGDFGIPISILVMVLVDYSITDTYTQKLTVPTGLSVTSPHKRTWFIPPLGSARPFPPWMMVAAAVPALLVLILIFMETQITALIVSQKARRLLKGSGFHLDLLLIGSLGGLCGLFGLPWLTAATVRSVTHVNALTVMRTAIAPGDKPQIQEVREQRVTGVLIASLVGLSIVMGAVLRRIPLAVLFGIFLYMGVTSLSGIQLSQRLLLILMPAKHHPEQPYVTKVKTWRMHLFTCIQLSCIALLWVVKSTAASLAFPFLLLLTVPLRRCLLPRLFQDRELQAVRDAAWGPGVREAWVPVSAVPPARGVARASDLTSGQLTSAALMGC, encoded by the exons ATGGCCAACGGAGCGATCCCGCCGCCCGGGggcgcctcccccctcccccag GTCCGGGTGCCCTTGGAGGAGCCGCCTCTGAGTCCGGACCTGGAGGAGGACGACGACTTGGGCAAGACCCTGGCTGTGAGCAGGTTTGGGGACCTCATCAGCAAGCCCCCGGCCCGGGACCCCGAGAAGCCCAGCCGCAGCTACAGCGAGCGGGACTTTGAGT TTCACCGGCACACATCCCACCACACCCACCACCCGCTCTCGGCGCGCCTGCCTCCGCCCCACAAGCTGCGGCgactgccccccacctctgcccggcagaccagaaggaagaggaagaaggagagaaccTCGGCTCCCCCCTCCGAGGGGACCCCTCCCAtccaggaggaggggggagccggagtggaggaggaggaggaggacgatgaggaggaagaggaaggggaatcTGAGGCAGAGCCCGCGGAGCCCCCGCCCTCAGGGTCTCCCCAGAAAGCAAAG TTCTCCATCGGCAGCGATGAGGAGGACAGCCCTGGCCTCTCCGGGAGGGCCGCCTGCGCCAAGCCCCCGGCCTCGGGGGGCCCCGGCTCTGACAAGAGCGCCCCGCCGGCAGTCAG CTCCTCGAGCCCCCGGGCGCGGGTCCCCCGAGTCGCTGGGGAGAAGAGCCGGCCCTGGAGCCCGTCGGCCAGCTACGACCTGCGGGAGCGGCTGTGCCCCGGCAgtgccctgggcagcccaggtggcccggAGCAGCAGGTGCCCACCGACGAGGCGGAGGCCCAGATGCTGGGCTCCGCGGACCTGGATGACATGAAGA GTCACCGGCTGGAGGACAACCCTGGCGTGCGGCGGCACCTAGTGAAGAAGCCGTCTCGGACGCAGGGcggcaggggcagccccggtggcctggCCCCCGTCCTGcgcaggaagaagaagaagaagcagctggATCGGAGGCCTCACGAG GTGTTTGTGGAGCTGAATGAGCTGACGCTGGACCgcagccaggagccccactgGCGGGAGACTGCGCGCTGGATCAAGTTTGAGGAGGACGTGGAGGAGGAGACGGAGCGCTGGGGGAAGCCCCACGTGGCCTCGCTCTCGTTCCGCAGCCTCCTGGAGCTCAGGAGGACCATCGCCCACG GAGCCGCCCTCCTGGACCTGGAGCAGACCACCCTGCCGGGGATCGCGCACCTCGTGGTGGAGACCATGATCGTGTCTGACCAGATCCGTCCGGAGGACAGGGCCAGCGTCCTGCGCACCCTCCTACTGAAACACAG CCATCCCAATGATGACAAGGACAGCGGCTTCTTTCCCCGCAACCCTTCCAGCTCCAGCGTGAACTCGGTCCTGGGGAATCATCACCCAACCCCCAGCCACGGCCCTGACGGGGCGGTGCCCACCATGTCCGATGACGTCGGGGAGCCAGCCCCACTCTGGCCTCACGACCCCGATGCCAAGGAG AAGCCCCTCCACATGCCCGGGGGAGACGGTCACCGGGGAAAAAGTCTGAAGCTGCTGGAGAAGATCCCCGAAGATGCAGAGGCCACTGTTGTGCTCGTGG GCTGCGTGCCTTTCTTGGAGCAGCCGGCGGCAGCTTTTGTGCGCCTGAATGAGGCTGTGCTCTTGGAATCTGTGCTTGAAGTCCCGGTGCCCGTTCGCTTCCTCTTTGTGATGCTGGGTCCCAGCCACACCAGCACTGACTACCATGAGCTTGGGCGCTCCATCGCCACCCTCATGTCCGACAAG ctGTTCCATGAGGCCGCCTACCAGGCAGACGACCGGCAGGACCTCCTGAGCGCCATCAGTGAGTTCCTGGACGGCAGCATCGTGATTCCTCCATCCGAGGTGGAGGGCCGCGACCTGCTGCGCTCCGTGGCCGCCTTCCAGCGCGAGCTGCTGCGGAAGCGGCGGGAGCGGGAACAGACCAAGGTGGAGCTGACCACGCAGGGGAGCTATGTGGCCCCCGGGAAAG AGCTGTCTGTGGAGCTGGGTGGCTCCGAGGCAACCCCCGAAGATGACCCCCTGCTGCGGACTGGCTCGGTTTTCGGGGGGCTCGTGCGGGACGTGAAGCGCCGGTACCCACACTACCCCAGTGACCTGCGAGACGCCCTGCACTCCCAGTGCGTGGCAGCCGTGCTCTTCATCTACTTTGCCGCCCTCAGCCCTGCCATCACCTTCGGGGGGCTGCTAG GGGAGAAGACGGAGGGGCTGATGGGCGTGTCGGAGCTGATCGTGTCCACGGCGGTGCTTGGCGTCCTCTTCTCCCTGCTGGGGGCCCAGCCGCTGCTTGTGGTCGGCTTCTCGGGGCCACTGCTGGTCTTCGAAGAAGCCTTCTTCAAG TTCTGCCGGTCCCAGGACCTGGAGTACCTCACTGGCCGGGTGTGGGTCGGCCTGTGGCTGGTGGTCTTCGTCCTTGCCCTGGTGGCCGCCGAGGGCAGCTTCCTGGTCCGCTATATCTCACCTTTCACCCAGGAGATCTTCGCCTTCCTCATCTCGCTTATTTTCATCTATGAGACCTTCCACAAGCTCTACAAG GTGTTCACGGAGCACCCACTGCTGCCATTCTACCCCCCCGAGGGGGCGTTGGAGGCTGGGCTGGAGCTGAACGGGAGTGCCCTGCCCCCCACCGAGGGGCCACCCGGCCCGAGGAACCAGCCCAACACGGCCCTGCTGTCCCTCATCCTCATGCTGGGGACCTTTCTCATTGCCTTCTTCCTGCGGAAGTTCAGGAACAGTCGCTTCCTGGGTGGCAAG GCTCGCCGCATCATTGGGGATTTTGGCATCCCCATTTCCATTCTGGTGATGGTCCTCGTGGATTACTCCATCACAGACACCTACACCCAG AAGCTGACGGTGCCCACGGGGCTCTCGGTGACGTCCCCTCATAAGCGCACGTGGTTCATCCCGCCCCTGGGCAGTGCCCGTCCTTTCCCGCCCTGGATGATGGTGGCAGCTGCCGTCCCCGCCCTCCTGGTCCTCATCCTCATCTTCATGGAGACGCAAATCACTGC GCTCATCGTCAGCCAGAAGGCTCGCAGGCTGCTCAAGGGCTCCGGCTTCCACCTGGACCTGCTGCTCATCGGCTCCCTGGGGGGGCTGTGTGGGCTCTTCGGGTTGCCCTGGCTCACGGCTGCCACCGTCCGCTCGGTCACGCACGTGAACGCACTGACTGTTATGCGCACAGCCATCGCGCCCGGCGACAAGCCCCAGATCCAGGAGGTGCGGGAGCAGCGGGTCACCGGAGTGCTCATCGCCAGCCTCGTGG gcctgTCCATCGTCATGGGGGCTGTGCTGCGCCGGATCCCCTTGGCTGTGCTCTTTGGGATTTTCCTGTACATGGGGGTCACGTCCCTGTCCGGTATCCAGCTCTCCCAGCGTCTGTTGCTTATCCTCATGCCGGCAAAACACCATCCCGAGCAACCCTATGTGACCAAG GTGAAGACGTGGCGGATGCACCTGTTCACCTGCATCCAGCTGAGCTGCATCGCACTGCTCTGGGTGGTCAAGTCTACGGCAGCCTCACTCGCCTTTCCCTTCCTGCTGCTGCTCACGGTGCCCCTGAGGCGCTGCCTTCTGCCCCGGCTCTTCCAGGACAGGGAGCTGCAGGCGGTAAGGGATGCTGCTTGGGGCCCTGGAGTCAGGGAGGCCTGGGTTCCAGTCTCTGCCGTGCCACCCGCTAGGGGTGTGGCCAGAGCGAGTGATCTAACCTCCGGACAGCTTACCTCCGCGGCGTTAATGGGCTGCTGA
- the SLC4A3 gene encoding anion exchange protein 3 isoform X5, which translates to MMSLLEEAAEPNRPPGPGPGEAEGRGPWMAPAPSTRDSLASEDLEMLVLDLEDGDLWEPPQGQLSPVAGGPACHRLEDNPGVRRHLVKKPSRTQGGRGSPGGLAPVLRRKKKKKQLDRRPHEVFVELNELTLDRSQEPHWRETARWIKFEEDVEEETERWGKPHVASLSFRSLLELRRTIAHGAALLDLEQTTLPGIAHLVVETMIVSDQIRPEDRASVLRTLLLKHSHPNDDKDSGFFPRNPSSSSVNSVLGNHHPTPSHGPDGAVPTMSDDVGEPAPLWPHDPDAKEKPLHMPGGDGHRGKSLKLLEKIPEDAEATVVLVGCVPFLEQPAAAFVRLNEAVLLESVLEVPVPVRFLFVMLGPSHTSTDYHELGRSIATLMSDKLFHEAAYQADDRQDLLSAISEFLDGSIVIPPSEVEGRDLLRSVAAFQRELLRKRREREQTKVELTTQGSYVAPGKELSVELGGSEATPEDDPLLRTGSVFGGLVRDVKRRYPHYPSDLRDALHSQCVAAVLFIYFAALSPAITFGGLLGEKTEGLMGVSELIVSTAVLGVLFSLLGAQPLLVVGFSGPLLVFEEAFFKFCRSQDLEYLTGRVWVGLWLVVFVLALVAAEGSFLVRYISPFTQEIFAFLISLIFIYETFHKLYKVFTEHPLLPFYPPEGALEAGLELNGSALPPTEGPPGPRNQPNTALLSLILMLGTFLIAFFLRKFRNSRFLGGKARRIIGDFGIPISILVMVLVDYSITDTYTQKLTVPTGLSVTSPHKRTWFIPPLGSARPFPPWMMVAAAVPALLVLILIFMETQITALIVSQKARRLLKGSGFHLDLLLIGSLGGLCGLFGLPWLTAATVRSVTHVNALTVMRTAIAPGDKPQIQEVREQRVTGVLIASLVGLSIVMGAVLRRIPLAVLFGIFLYMGVTSLSGIQLSQRLLLILMPAKHHPEQPYVTKVKTWRMHLFTCIQLSCIALLWVVKSTAASLAFPFLLLLTVPLRRCLLPRLFQDRELQAVRDAAWGPGVREAWVPVSAVPPARGVARASDLTSGQLTSAALMGC; encoded by the exons ATGATGAGCTTGCTGGAGGAGGCCGCAGAGCCCAACAGGCCGccgggccctgggcctggggaggccGAGGGTCGGGGCCCCTGGatggccccagcccccagcacgcGAGACTCTCTGGCCTCAGAGGACTTGGAGATGTTGGTGCTGGACCTTGAGGACGGTGACCTGTGGGAACCCCCCCAGGGCCAGCTGAGCCCCGTGGCAGGGGGACCAGCTT GTCACCGGCTGGAGGACAACCCTGGCGTGCGGCGGCACCTAGTGAAGAAGCCGTCTCGGACGCAGGGcggcaggggcagccccggtggcctggCCCCCGTCCTGcgcaggaagaagaagaagaagcagctggATCGGAGGCCTCACGAG GTGTTTGTGGAGCTGAATGAGCTGACGCTGGACCgcagccaggagccccactgGCGGGAGACTGCGCGCTGGATCAAGTTTGAGGAGGACGTGGAGGAGGAGACGGAGCGCTGGGGGAAGCCCCACGTGGCCTCGCTCTCGTTCCGCAGCCTCCTGGAGCTCAGGAGGACCATCGCCCACG GAGCCGCCCTCCTGGACCTGGAGCAGACCACCCTGCCGGGGATCGCGCACCTCGTGGTGGAGACCATGATCGTGTCTGACCAGATCCGTCCGGAGGACAGGGCCAGCGTCCTGCGCACCCTCCTACTGAAACACAG CCATCCCAATGATGACAAGGACAGCGGCTTCTTTCCCCGCAACCCTTCCAGCTCCAGCGTGAACTCGGTCCTGGGGAATCATCACCCAACCCCCAGCCACGGCCCTGACGGGGCGGTGCCCACCATGTCCGATGACGTCGGGGAGCCAGCCCCACTCTGGCCTCACGACCCCGATGCCAAGGAG AAGCCCCTCCACATGCCCGGGGGAGACGGTCACCGGGGAAAAAGTCTGAAGCTGCTGGAGAAGATCCCCGAAGATGCAGAGGCCACTGTTGTGCTCGTGG GCTGCGTGCCTTTCTTGGAGCAGCCGGCGGCAGCTTTTGTGCGCCTGAATGAGGCTGTGCTCTTGGAATCTGTGCTTGAAGTCCCGGTGCCCGTTCGCTTCCTCTTTGTGATGCTGGGTCCCAGCCACACCAGCACTGACTACCATGAGCTTGGGCGCTCCATCGCCACCCTCATGTCCGACAAG ctGTTCCATGAGGCCGCCTACCAGGCAGACGACCGGCAGGACCTCCTGAGCGCCATCAGTGAGTTCCTGGACGGCAGCATCGTGATTCCTCCATCCGAGGTGGAGGGCCGCGACCTGCTGCGCTCCGTGGCCGCCTTCCAGCGCGAGCTGCTGCGGAAGCGGCGGGAGCGGGAACAGACCAAGGTGGAGCTGACCACGCAGGGGAGCTATGTGGCCCCCGGGAAAG AGCTGTCTGTGGAGCTGGGTGGCTCCGAGGCAACCCCCGAAGATGACCCCCTGCTGCGGACTGGCTCGGTTTTCGGGGGGCTCGTGCGGGACGTGAAGCGCCGGTACCCACACTACCCCAGTGACCTGCGAGACGCCCTGCACTCCCAGTGCGTGGCAGCCGTGCTCTTCATCTACTTTGCCGCCCTCAGCCCTGCCATCACCTTCGGGGGGCTGCTAG GGGAGAAGACGGAGGGGCTGATGGGCGTGTCGGAGCTGATCGTGTCCACGGCGGTGCTTGGCGTCCTCTTCTCCCTGCTGGGGGCCCAGCCGCTGCTTGTGGTCGGCTTCTCGGGGCCACTGCTGGTCTTCGAAGAAGCCTTCTTCAAG TTCTGCCGGTCCCAGGACCTGGAGTACCTCACTGGCCGGGTGTGGGTCGGCCTGTGGCTGGTGGTCTTCGTCCTTGCCCTGGTGGCCGCCGAGGGCAGCTTCCTGGTCCGCTATATCTCACCTTTCACCCAGGAGATCTTCGCCTTCCTCATCTCGCTTATTTTCATCTATGAGACCTTCCACAAGCTCTACAAG GTGTTCACGGAGCACCCACTGCTGCCATTCTACCCCCCCGAGGGGGCGTTGGAGGCTGGGCTGGAGCTGAACGGGAGTGCCCTGCCCCCCACCGAGGGGCCACCCGGCCCGAGGAACCAGCCCAACACGGCCCTGCTGTCCCTCATCCTCATGCTGGGGACCTTTCTCATTGCCTTCTTCCTGCGGAAGTTCAGGAACAGTCGCTTCCTGGGTGGCAAG GCTCGCCGCATCATTGGGGATTTTGGCATCCCCATTTCCATTCTGGTGATGGTCCTCGTGGATTACTCCATCACAGACACCTACACCCAG AAGCTGACGGTGCCCACGGGGCTCTCGGTGACGTCCCCTCATAAGCGCACGTGGTTCATCCCGCCCCTGGGCAGTGCCCGTCCTTTCCCGCCCTGGATGATGGTGGCAGCTGCCGTCCCCGCCCTCCTGGTCCTCATCCTCATCTTCATGGAGACGCAAATCACTGC GCTCATCGTCAGCCAGAAGGCTCGCAGGCTGCTCAAGGGCTCCGGCTTCCACCTGGACCTGCTGCTCATCGGCTCCCTGGGGGGGCTGTGTGGGCTCTTCGGGTTGCCCTGGCTCACGGCTGCCACCGTCCGCTCGGTCACGCACGTGAACGCACTGACTGTTATGCGCACAGCCATCGCGCCCGGCGACAAGCCCCAGATCCAGGAGGTGCGGGAGCAGCGGGTCACCGGAGTGCTCATCGCCAGCCTCGTGG gcctgTCCATCGTCATGGGGGCTGTGCTGCGCCGGATCCCCTTGGCTGTGCTCTTTGGGATTTTCCTGTACATGGGGGTCACGTCCCTGTCCGGTATCCAGCTCTCCCAGCGTCTGTTGCTTATCCTCATGCCGGCAAAACACCATCCCGAGCAACCCTATGTGACCAAG GTGAAGACGTGGCGGATGCACCTGTTCACCTGCATCCAGCTGAGCTGCATCGCACTGCTCTGGGTGGTCAAGTCTACGGCAGCCTCACTCGCCTTTCCCTTCCTGCTGCTGCTCACGGTGCCCCTGAGGCGCTGCCTTCTGCCCCGGCTCTTCCAGGACAGGGAGCTGCAGGCGGTAAGGGATGCTGCTTGGGGCCCTGGAGTCAGGGAGGCCTGGGTTCCAGTCTCTGCCGTGCCACCCGCTAGGGGTGTGGCCAGAGCGAGTGATCTAACCTCCGGACAGCTTACCTCCGCGGCGTTAATGGGCTGCTGA